TTGAAATAAATCTAAAGAATTTTCATAGGGGCGTTTATACGCCCCTGAAGTTGGTTTTGGAGGGTTTTATAATGAAGCTTTGCTAAAACATATGCTAAACATCAGTTAATTTTGAGGCTGAATTTGAACCAACAAAATTATCAAAACTATCCTGTAGCTTTTGGAATTCTTCTTCGGTAGTTAAGGGAAGAGGAGAATTTCTAACCAATAAAGGAGCTACGGAAATATAGTTCTCCATGAGAGTGCAATATTCCATAGAGAGGTCATCGTCTGTAACAACTTGACAATCATGTAAGGAGAAGTACTTTCGTTTTCCAACATTACTTAACAATCTAGGTGCGCCACAAGCAAACTCTTTTCCAGTAACCACTAGACGCATGCCTTTCCAGGATTCATTATGTTCGCTGACAGGAAAGTTTACGTTAAAACCTACAACGCTTTCAAAAGGTGAGGACAACGCGTACAAAGATAAAGTTTTTAATATTTCAGGAGCAATATCCTCTTGGAAGAAGGAGATATCTTGATCTTGAGAGAGGGCTAGCGATGGGATGCCGGATAAAATAGCTTCCATTGCCGCGCCAGCAGTTCCAGAATAAAAAATGTTTCTGCCTGCATTGGATCCGTGATTGATCCCTGATAACACAAGGTCTGGCAACGAATCTCGGAATAGGCTGCCCAGAGCCAATTTAACACAATCCACAGGACTTCCAGAAACAGTCCAAGCACCTTGAACTGGCAGAGGATAGTCATAATTTTCTAAAACTACGGGGTGTGTATAATAAAAAGACATGCTTTTTCCGGACTGTTCTTCCTTGGGAGCTACTATATATAGGTCAGCAAAGTCAGCTTTTATTAAGCTAGAGACTAAAAAACCCATTCCTTTAGCAAAAATGCCATCATCATTGGTTAATAGAATCTTTAATCGTTTATTCATAAATGACCGGGAAAATAAATTTAATTATAATTATATCAATACGAGGAATCTATAAAAATGTGTTTAATTATTTTTAATTTTTTGAGCTTTTGATAAGCCATGTTGTTCAACTGCCAAGGCAATGTTATGTCTTGCCTGAGGGAAGACCTCCTCGAGTAATTTCAACGTTGTTTCTGTTTTCGTTCTTAGGGATACAACGGGACATCGGCAGGTAACTCGAGAGAAACCGCTTTCTTTTGCGAACTTACGTATCCACGATTCCGGCGTAAGAATTAAAGGTCGCAAAATAGTAATATCAAAGTGCACCATGTCCAAAACTGGAAGCATACCTGCGAACTCAGCTTTATGTAAAAGATTCATTAAAGTTGTTTGGACTACATCATCTCTATGATGTCCAAAAGCTACAGCAGTTGCTCCGATTTCTTTTGCCGCTTGAAAGAGCAGGCGTCTTCTCACTTGAGAACATGCATAGCATTCTAAAACTTCAGGATCATAAGGTGAGGCTATTGAGGTAAATGGCACTTGGATTTTGTCGCAAATATTGGCTAGATATTGCTGGCTAACCTCAGCACCACAAGAGTATTTCCCGCCTATATTTACAGCGTAAAGGTTCAGTTCTGGAAAGCCTCTTCCGGAAATAGCTTTTAGCATTAACAGTAAAGAAAGGCTATCTTTCCCGCCGCTAAGAGCTACAACAATCTTCGTATGTTTTTCTAACATAGAATATGAATATAGAGCTTTGCGAACTAAGCTTTCGATACGCTTGCCGGCTTTAATCCATGGAGGATGTAAATGCAGAATAGTCATGGGAAAATAGTAAAACGATAGAACAAAGCTTGCAATATAATCTTAGTTTATATGAAAACTTATAATTGGTTTTTATCCCTAGCTTATTTAAACTTCTCTTTAACCATTTTGCTTGCGCTTAGGATTACATGTCAAAAAAAGTTAATAGAAATGACCCATGTCCATGTGGTTCAAATAAGAAATACAAACAATGTTGTCTTAAAAAAGATAGCCAACCTGCTCGTTATACTTCTGAAGGAAAATTTAAGTTTTCTGCTGAGGTGATTACACCAAATCAAAATGGTCAAGCTGGGGAAAGCTGTGCAAAGTTGTTCCAACGTCTTTCGGAAAGCTTAACGACAGAACAAAAGCAAGCTGTCAGTAAGTATCACGAGATTACTAAGAATCAAGCAACACCTGGGAAGAAAACTGTTAGAAAGGCCAAGGCTAAAGAAGACCGATTGGTTTCTGAGCAGCTTAAGAAGTATAATTTCCAAGTTATGGATACCAACGTGTCTGCGGATTATTCTGCGGAGAACTTCAATCAAGACACAAGTTTTGTTGCTGACGACTTTATTCCTACACAAGAAGACTACCGTATTTCAGAAAAAACGGATTCTGACTTGGAAGAAAATAACTAATCGCGTATAACTTAATTTCCTACTTGATAATAAAGTTTTCTATTCAAGACAATAGGTTCCTAATCTTTTCGCTGGAGTAGCTCAATTGGCAGAGCATTCGATTTGTAATCGAACGGTTGAGGGTTCAAGTCCTTTCTCCAGCATTTGTTTGGGGGTGTCGCATAGCGGTCAATTGCATCGGACTGTAAATCCGACTCCTTACGGATACGTTGGTTCAAATCCAGCCACCCCCAGATTTTTCACTGATCATTCTTAATATTTCCTTTTTTATTTCTATTTGTTCTTAGCTTTTATTAAAAACGATTTTATTTATTAAAAATCAATAATTAAACTAATTATCATTTGACTGATTATTAATTATCTGATTTTTATTTGAGAAAAAATCGGAATAATAATAAATGAGTACAAACAATAATAATAATGATTGTTATTTTCGCGTAGACTCCATTTTAGAAGAAGATGTTAATTCTGGTAATGTTCACACTAACGACGTAACAGCTCAATCTATAGAATCTACGAATAGCTTCTCTGTTGAAAGCGATGCTTCTTTCAACTCTGACATCCAAGTTAAAGGAATTACATATGCCGCAGGTTTGAATATCACTTCCACAAGAATGGGTGGGGAGATGTTAGGAGCAATAAACCTTCATGGAAACAGATTAAGCAATGTCGCTCGGCCTAGTCATGGCACTTCTCCTGTCCCAGCAAATTATATTCGTACACCTGAATATTTCTTTTGTTCGCTAGCTGCAGGAGGGAGAGTGGAAATTAGTTCCGGAATGATCCCTGTAGATATTCTTGGCGAGAATAGGGTTATATACCAGTCCCAAGATGTTTCTTCTTGTCTTAGGTTCGTTGGATACAACGGGTCCGCTCCACAAAAAGTTCAAAAAGGTGGCAATGCGGTGCAATTTCTAGCTAAAGGTACGTACATCATAGATTGCGCGCTTACAAAACGCTGGGGATGGAACAACGGTTGGGGAGGAACTATAAGCTTGGCAGATGGTAGTAGCCCAGTTAACACATACAGTTCAAACGACATGTACAGTGGGGGAGGTTATGCCGCAAGAGCAGGTTTAGGTACTGTTGTAAGTTTTACGACAGACACTCCCAATCCCGACGGAGACTTAACTCCCGAAGGGAGGAAAAGAATTTTTCGAATAATGCACGGTGGACATAAAGCAACAATGTCAGGTTTCTATTTTAGCGTTATTTTTTATCCAGAGAGGGGTTAGAGATGCAAAAAAAACAACAGATTAAAAGCTCTGCTCCTATTCCTGCAGATGAAGAAGCAACAGGCGTTAAGGATCAAAATTTGTATTTTGATGGTGTAACTTTAGATATTTCCGGAAATTTAAGTATTGAAGACGAGTTTCTAGCTGGTTCAGTAACTGTAACAGATGAAGTAACTACAGATTGTGATTTTTTTGTAGGTGGTAACGTTTCGGGAAAACACGGAGTGAACCTGAATGCAACTACATTAAAGGGAGATATGCTCATTACTGCTAATAATGATGAGAGTGTCCCTCTCTTTAATAACGTTTCAGACCCTCGTTCTCAACGCGATGCTATGACGTATAATTTTTATCAGAAAAATTCTGCTCAAACTTACAATTGTTGCTCAAGATGGTGGGGTAATTACTTCTTAGAAGGAGGAAAGTCAGTAGAAATTAAGCCCGGGTTTGCGGATAATTATGAAAGTTCCTCTGCGCGGTATAGGAATTGCTTTGATGTCGAGGGAGCAAAAATCAGACTTAAATCCCCCGGGATTTATCAAGTCTCTTATCAAATGACAAGAGCAGGTGGTTATCACAAAGGAAGTGATGAGCCAAATCTCTTTTTGCGGTTAAACAGAAATGAAGGGCTAGCTCAAGGATTATGTTGCTCAGACACTCGAGGACATAGCTATTGGGAGACAACGGGCACACCTTTATTCGCAGTATTCTCTATTACAGATTTATCAGGGGGACCATATATTGATGTTTATACAGAAATTGAGATTATTCCCTACTGCTCTGCTATCAGCGTAATTTGGTTCCCATTTGCAGCAAACTTTACCGAGGAGGATTAACATTATGGCAGCACCTGATCCTAAAACTAAAATTAGTTTTCCTACCTTTGTGCGTTTTAATATTATCTCTCAGAATCTATCAGAAGAGAAAAAAAAGAAAGCTCTCGTAGTTACAAAAAAAATCACAGCACAAAATACCGATATTAACAAGCTAACAGCTACTAGTGGTGGGCTATCATGTAAGCAGGATTTATTTGTGGGCAATAAAATTTCCACTACTATGGAGAAGAAAGGTGAAACGGTAGATTTTTACGGCAGAGTAAATTTAGTAAACCATACTGTTAAATATCAAGATAAGTCCTATTTTACAGGGCATTTACAACAGTATCTTCCTTATACCACCTACCAAAAAACAGGATTAAAATATTCTATGCGTTATTCAGTTTCTGGAGGACATGTAGGGAGTGGAGACATTACCGGAGATGTTCGTTGGGATGCATTTGGCAAAGAGCAGGAAAAAATAGATGACTCTTGCGTGCGGATTGATAGCACTAATTCAGTAAAGCTGAATTTTAGCGCGAGTCGCGACGAGCCAAAACTATTTCGCATTACTGTTGTTTTGTCAAAACACGGAGGTTGGTTCGATAACGGTTGGGGAGGAAAAATGATGCTAATGGCCGTGGTTAATGATAGACAAACGTTGCTACAATGTGGCACTTGTGAAGGTACAAAATGGCAAAGACCAAAACCTATGCAATTTCCACCGGCAACTTTTTTAGCACGAGATAACGGTTATTTCCTGATCCAAAAGCTAGACAAATCGTTTCGAGCGCAATTTTTCTCTTGGAATGTTGTGCAACTTCCTTTTTATGAACATTAATAGGTTATCCTATTTGCTTATTGCAGCCCGGTTAAAATTTATACGCCGGGCGCTTTCTTTATTACGCGACCTACAAGGTCATAACCAGCAAAACCTGTAATCTCAATTAAGTAACGATCTCCAAATCCAGAAACAAGACGAGCCTCATTAACAATAATACAAGGATCTACCTCTGGAGCTTGTCCATAGAAACGGGCCGTTAACAAAAGCTCGCTATCAGGATGATACCCGTCAATAACAGCTTCAACAATTTGCCCAACAAGTAACTTGTTATGCTTATCGACATTTTTCTTTTGTACTTGAGAAAGCGTTTTCAACCTTTTTGATTTCACGATTTGAGATATCTGATCCGTCATCTGCGCAGCTGCTGAACCCTCTTCTTGAGAATAAGAGAAAATCCCCACATTATCAATCCATCCCTCTTTAACAAAATCAACCAAATCTTGAAATTCTTGATCTGTTTCTCCAGGAAAACCAACAATAAATGATGAGCGGATATAGATATGAGGAAGACGTGAGCGTAATTTAGTTAGTAGCTCAAGAATTTGCTCTCGAGAAGTTGTTCTGCGCATGCTTTTTAATACGCGATTGTTAATGTGTTGAAGAGGGATATCGACATAAGGAAGTAATCTAGGGTCTTTCTCCATAATATTAATGATATCGTCATCGACTTCATCGGGATATAAATATAACATCCTAATCCAATAATCACCGGGCTCTTTAAGCAGCTCTTCCAAAACACTAGCTAAACGAGACTTTCTATCAGAAGAGATGTCTTTTCCATAGTCGCCTAAATCCTGAGCAATCAAAATGACTTCTTTAACTCCCATCTTTAGTAATAGACGGAATTCTTTAACAATTTGATCTAAGGGCTTACTTCTTAAGTCACCTTTAATAGAAGGAATAATACAAAAAGCACAGCGTTTACGACATCCTTCTGCTATCTTTAAATAAGCATAATGCTTAGGGGTTGATAACTTTCTAGGGATTTCTCCCATCTCTAAATAACTTTTTGAGGAGAGTTTTTCTCCTGATTCTTTAGACTCTATAGCAGATAGAATATGCTCAACATCTCCAGAACCCAAAACATAATGTATGTAGGGGAGCCAAGGTTTTAACTCTTCCTTATGCTTGGATACCATGCAGCCAGTTAATATAATCTTAGCGCTTTCTTTTTTCGTATCAATAATACGCTGGAGATAACCCATAGATTCATCGCGGGCTGCTTTTAAAAATGCACAGGTATTAAGAATTAAATAGTCGGCTTCAGAGAGTGATTCAGTAGCCTCATAGCCCGCTTTTAATAAAATACCGAGCATAACCTCACTGTCTACAAGGTTTCTGGAGCATCCTAAACTAATAAAATGAATTTTATTCTTAGAAGTCGCCTGATTAAAAAAAACCTGTTCTTTAGTTGTCATGAAGATTCTCTTGTAATTATAAGGAAGATTTCTTGATTCTTTTTGAAAATAAATATAGTATGATAAGCGATTTATCATTTTCTTGAAAGGATTCATCCATGGCTAGTAAGAATCGTGAGATCATTAAACTAAAAAGTTCTGAAAGTTCCGATATGTACTGGACTGTTAAAAATAAAAGAAAAACAACCAGTCGACTAGAACTAAAAAAATATGATAGAAAACTGCGTAGACACGTAATCTTTAAAGAAGCCAAGTAAAAAAATCTATTTACCTGCTAGCTTCTATTATAAGTTGTTGAGTAGGTCATGAAATTAGAACTTCTAATAG
This window of the Chlamydia sp. BM-2023 genome carries:
- the surE gene encoding 5'/3'-nucleotidase SurE; amino-acid sequence: MNKRLKILLTNDDGIFAKGMGFLVSSLIKADFADLYIVAPKEEQSGKSMSFYYTHPVVLENYDYPLPVQGAWTVSGSPVDCVKLALGSLFRDSLPDLVLSGINHGSNAGRNIFYSGTAGAAMEAILSGIPSLALSQDQDISFFQEDIAPEILKTLSLYALSSPFESVVGFNVNFPVSEHNESWKGMRLVVTGKEFACGAPRLLSNVGKRKYFSLHDCQVVTDDDLSMEYCTLMENYISVAPLLVRNSPLPLTTEEEFQKLQDSFDNFVGSNSASKLTDV
- a CDS encoding tRNA 2-thiocytidine biosynthesis TtcA family protein, producing MTILHLHPPWIKAGKRIESLVRKALYSYSMLEKHTKIVVALSGGKDSLSLLLMLKAISGRGFPELNLYAVNIGGKYSCGAEVSQQYLANICDKIQVPFTSIASPYDPEVLECYACSQVRRRLLFQAAKEIGATAVAFGHHRDDVVQTTLMNLLHKAEFAGMLPVLDMVHFDITILRPLILTPESWIRKFAKESGFSRVTCRCPVVSLRTKTETTLKLLEEVFPQARHNIALAVEQHGLSKAQKIKNN
- a CDS encoding SEC-C metal-binding domain-containing protein, yielding MSKKVNRNDPCPCGSNKKYKQCCLKKDSQPARYTSEGKFKFSAEVITPNQNGQAGESCAKLFQRLSESLTTEQKQAVSKYHEITKNQATPGKKTVRKAKAKEDRLVSEQLKKYNFQVMDTNVSADYSAENFNQDTSFVADDFIPTQEDYRISEKTDSDLEENN
- the rimO gene encoding 30S ribosomal protein S12 methylthiotransferase RimO, whose protein sequence is MTTKEQVFFNQATSKNKIHFISLGCSRNLVDSEVMLGILLKAGYEATESLSEADYLILNTCAFLKAARDESMGYLQRIIDTKKESAKIILTGCMVSKHKEELKPWLPYIHYVLGSGDVEHILSAIESKESGEKLSSKSYLEMGEIPRKLSTPKHYAYLKIAEGCRKRCAFCIIPSIKGDLRSKPLDQIVKEFRLLLKMGVKEVILIAQDLGDYGKDISSDRKSRLASVLEELLKEPGDYWIRMLYLYPDEVDDDIINIMEKDPRLLPYVDIPLQHINNRVLKSMRRTTSREQILELLTKLRSRLPHIYIRSSFIVGFPGETDQEFQDLVDFVKEGWIDNVGIFSYSQEEGSAAAQMTDQISQIVKSKRLKTLSQVQKKNVDKHNKLLVGQIVEAVIDGYHPDSELLLTARFYGQAPEVDPCIIVNEARLVSGFGDRYLIEITGFAGYDLVGRVIKKAPGV
- the rpmG gene encoding 50S ribosomal protein L33 → MASKNREIIKLKSSESSDMYWTVKNKRKTTSRLELKKYDRKLRRHVIFKEAK